The nucleotide window CCAACCGGAGCGGGTTCGTCGTGCTCGATCACGGGAAGCGTGCCGGGGGTGCCTGGCAGTACCGGTGGCCTTCGCTGGTGCTCGGTAAGGTGCACGGCATCCACGACCTGCCCGGCATGGCCTTCGGGACGCCGGACGTGACGCGGCCCGCCTCCGAAGTGGTTTCCGAGTACTTCGCGCGCTTCGAAAGCGTTTACGACCTCCCCGTGCTCCGGCCCGTTGACGTCCGCTCGGTGACGCGGGCGGGGGAGCGGCTGGTGGTTTCGAGCCCCGCGGAGTCGTGGGCCGCGCGGGCCGTGATCAGTGCGACCGGGACCTGGGACCGGCCCTTCTGGCCGCGCTACCCGGGCCAGGAGACCTTCGCCGGCCGCCAGCTGCACACCGCCGACTACGCCGGGCCGGAAGACCTCCGCGGCCGGCGCGTGGTCGTGGTCGGTGGCGGCGCGTCGGCCGTGCAGCTGCTCATGGAGTTCGCCCCGCTCGCCCGCGCGACGGCGTGGGTGACCCGCCGGCCGCCCGTGTGGCGGGACGAGCCCTTCAGCGAGAACTGGGGCCGCAGCGCCGTCGCCAAGGTCGACGTGCGGGTGCGAGCCGGGCTGCCGCCCGAAAGCGTGGTCAGCGTGACGGACTTGGCCGTGACGCCGGAGGTGCGCGCCGCTCGCGCCGCCGGCATCCTCGACCGCCGCCCGATGTTCGACCACATCACGCCCGACGGCGTCGTCTGGGCGGACGGCTCCCGCTTCGACGCCGACGTGAT belongs to Amycolatopsis tolypomycina and includes:
- a CDS encoding NAD(P)-binding domain-containing protein produces the protein MSGADHETDVVVIGAGQAGLSAAYHLRRAGFANRSGFVVLDHGKRAGGAWQYRWPSLVLGKVHGIHDLPGMAFGTPDVTRPASEVVSEYFARFESVYDLPVLRPVDVRSVTRAGERLVVSSPAESWAARAVISATGTWDRPFWPRYPGQETFAGRQLHTADYAGPEDLRGRRVVVVGGGASAVQLLMEFAPLARATAWVTRRPPVWRDEPFSENWGRSAVAKVDVRVRAGLPPESVVSVTDLAVTPEVRAARAAGILDRRPMFDHITPDGVVWADGSRFDADVILWATGFRAAIDHLAPLHVREPGGGIRMDGTRVVLEPRLHLVGYGPSASTVGANRAGRAAVAEIRKLLG